One stretch of Variovorax sp. 54 DNA includes these proteins:
- the leuC gene encoding 3-isopropylmalate dehydratase large subunit translates to MARTLYDKIWDEHVVHTEEDGTAILYIDRHLVHEVTSPQAFEGLREAGRKLWRISSVVATADHNTPTTGWERGYEGIADPTSKEQVTTLDKNIAEFGAAAFFPFLSKRQGIVHVIGPESGATLPGMTVVCGDSHTSTHGAFGALAHGIGTSEVEHVMATQTLLGKKAKNMLVKVEGKLPLGCTAKDIVLAIIGKIGTAGGTGYTIEFAGSAIRDLSMEGRMTVCNMAIEAGARAGLVAVDEKTITYVKGRPLAPTGVEWDQAVGYWRTLQSDPGAAFDAVVELDAAQIPPQVTWGTSPEMVVDINGRVPDPDKEKDASKRGAIERALVYMGLEPNKAMNDIFIDKVFIGSCTNSRIEDMREAAAVVKKLGQKVAKNVKLAMVVPGSGVVKEQAEREGLDLIFKAAGFEWREPGCSMCLAMNADRLEPGERCASTSNRNFEGRQGAGGRTHLVSPAMAAAAAVHGHFVDVRTFA, encoded by the coding sequence ATGGCACGCACGCTCTACGACAAGATCTGGGACGAACACGTCGTCCACACCGAGGAAGACGGCACCGCGATCCTCTACATCGACCGCCACCTGGTGCACGAAGTGACCAGCCCGCAGGCCTTCGAAGGCCTGCGCGAAGCCGGCCGCAAGCTGTGGCGCATCAGCTCGGTGGTGGCCACGGCCGACCACAACACGCCGACCACCGGCTGGGAGCGCGGCTACGAAGGCATCGCCGATCCGACCAGCAAGGAGCAGGTCACGACGCTGGACAAGAACATCGCCGAATTCGGCGCCGCCGCGTTCTTCCCGTTCCTGAGCAAGCGCCAGGGCATCGTGCACGTGATCGGCCCGGAAAGCGGCGCGACGCTGCCGGGCATGACGGTCGTCTGCGGCGACTCGCACACCTCCACGCACGGCGCGTTCGGCGCGCTCGCGCACGGCATCGGCACCAGCGAGGTCGAGCACGTGATGGCCACGCAGACGCTGTTGGGCAAGAAGGCCAAGAACATGCTCGTGAAGGTCGAAGGCAAGCTGCCCTTGGGCTGCACGGCCAAGGACATCGTGCTGGCCATCATCGGCAAGATCGGCACCGCCGGTGGCACGGGCTACACCATCGAATTCGCCGGCTCGGCGATTCGCGACCTGAGCATGGAAGGCCGCATGACGGTCTGCAACATGGCCATCGAGGCCGGCGCGCGCGCCGGGCTGGTGGCGGTCGACGAGAAGACCATCACCTACGTGAAGGGCCGCCCGCTCGCGCCCACAGGCGTTGAATGGGACCAGGCCGTGGGCTACTGGCGCACGCTGCAGTCCGACCCCGGCGCGGCCTTCGACGCCGTGGTCGAGCTCGACGCTGCGCAGATCCCGCCGCAGGTGACCTGGGGCACCTCGCCCGAGATGGTGGTCGACATCAACGGCCGCGTGCCCGATCCCGACAAGGAAAAGGACGCCAGCAAGCGCGGCGCCATCGAGCGCGCGCTGGTCTACATGGGCCTGGAGCCCAACAAAGCGATGAACGACATCTTCATCGACAAGGTGTTCATCGGTTCGTGCACCAACAGCCGCATCGAAGACATGCGCGAAGCCGCCGCCGTGGTGAAGAAGCTCGGCCAGAAGGTCGCAAAGAACGTGAAGCTCGCGATGGTCGTGCCCGGCTCGGGCGTGGTGAAGGAACAGGCCGAACGCGAAGGCCTCGACCTGATCTTCAAGGCCGCGGGCTTCGAATGGCGCGAGCCCGGCTGCTCGATGTGCCTGGCAATGAACGCCGACCGCCTGGAGCCCGGCGAGCGCTGCGCATCGACCTCGAACCGCAACTTCGAAGGCCGCCAGGGCGCCGGTGGCCGCACCCACCTCGTGAGCCCGGCGATGGCCGCCGCT
- a CDS encoding LysR substrate-binding domain-containing protein, whose product MSTSERNFARRIDLTSLQLFVAVCELGSIGRAAEREFIAASAVSKRLSDLEATLGTALLYRHARGVDLTPAGESLLHHARSVLYSLEKMQGELSEYADGVRGHVRVHANISAIVQFLPEDLGVFSRAHEAIKIDLEEHLSSEVIRAVQEGAADLGVCHVAGGAGELQSLSYRHDRLALIVPEGHALAAQDAIDFIDSLAFDHVGLHTNSSIYVAMHEAALSAGRSVKLRIHVTGLDAMCRMIDNGLGIGVMPQRAFELMHNGIGRGLVSVTLNDTWAAREIRLVARDFSTLPVAARTLVNHLHAAADSANATERLAA is encoded by the coding sequence ATGAGCACCTCCGAACGCAACTTCGCCCGCCGCATCGACCTCACGTCGTTGCAGCTGTTCGTGGCCGTGTGCGAGCTGGGCAGCATCGGGCGCGCGGCGGAGCGCGAGTTCATCGCGGCCTCGGCCGTCAGCAAGCGGTTGTCCGACCTGGAAGCCACGCTCGGCACCGCCCTGCTCTACCGCCATGCGCGCGGCGTCGACCTCACGCCGGCCGGCGAAAGCCTGCTGCACCACGCCCGCTCTGTGCTCTACAGCCTCGAGAAAATGCAGGGCGAGCTCAGCGAATACGCCGACGGCGTGCGCGGCCATGTGCGGGTGCACGCCAACATCTCGGCCATCGTGCAGTTCCTGCCGGAAGACCTGGGCGTGTTCTCGCGCGCGCACGAGGCCATCAAGATCGACCTCGAGGAGCACCTGAGCAGCGAGGTGATCCGCGCGGTGCAGGAAGGCGCGGCCGACCTCGGCGTGTGCCACGTGGCCGGCGGCGCGGGCGAACTGCAGAGCCTTTCCTACCGGCACGACCGCCTCGCGCTGATCGTTCCCGAGGGACACGCGCTGGCCGCGCAGGACGCGATCGATTTCATCGACTCGCTGGCCTTCGACCACGTGGGCCTGCACACCAACAGCTCGATCTACGTGGCGATGCACGAAGCCGCATTGAGCGCCGGCCGCAGCGTGAAACTGCGCATCCACGTCACGGGCCTGGACGCCATGTGCCGGATGATCGACAACGGGCTGGGCATCGGCGTGATGCCGCAGCGCGCCTTCGAACTCATGCACAACGGCATCGGCCGCGGCCTCGTGAGCGTGACGCTCAACGACACCTGGGCGGCGCGCGAAATCCGGCTGGTGGCGCGCGACTTCTCCACCCTGCCGGTGGCAGCGCGCACGCTGGTGAACCACCTGCACGCGGCGGCCGATTCGGCCAACGCCACCGAACGACTCGCGGCCTAG
- the gltA gene encoding citrate synthase — protein MKASDTKATLSFSNGGDNVELPIYKGTIGPDVIDIRKLYAQTGMFTYDPGFMSTAACQSAITYIDGDKGELLYRGYPIEQLATNCDFMETCHLLLYGELPDAGKKASFTKLVTNHTMVNEQMQFFLRGFRRDAHPMAIMTGLVGALSAFYHDSTDINNPEHREIAAIRLIAKMPTLVAMAYKYTVGQPYMYPKNELSYAGNFLHMMFATPCEEYKVNPVLERALDRIFILHADHEQNASTSTVRLCGSSGTNPFAAIAAGVACLWGPAHGGANEAALNMLYDIQREGGVEKIGEFIKKVKDKNSNVKLMGFGHRVYKNYDPRAKLMQETCNEVLTELGLENDPLFKLAKELEKIALEDEYFVSRKLYPNVDFYSGIVQRAIGIPVPLFTAIFALARTVGWIAQLNEMIGDPEYKIGRPRQLFEGSPKRDVKPISAR, from the coding sequence ATGAAAGCATCCGATACCAAGGCCACGCTGTCGTTCAGCAATGGCGGCGACAACGTCGAACTGCCGATCTACAAGGGCACCATCGGCCCTGACGTGATCGACATCCGCAAGCTGTATGCACAGACCGGCATGTTCACGTACGACCCGGGCTTCATGTCGACCGCCGCCTGCCAGTCGGCCATCACCTACATCGACGGTGACAAGGGCGAGCTGCTGTACCGCGGCTACCCCATCGAGCAGCTCGCGACCAACTGCGACTTCATGGAGACCTGCCACCTGCTGCTGTACGGTGAACTGCCGGACGCAGGCAAGAAGGCCAGCTTCACCAAGCTCGTGACGAACCACACGATGGTCAACGAGCAGATGCAATTCTTCCTGCGCGGCTTCCGCCGTGATGCCCACCCGATGGCCATCATGACCGGCCTCGTGGGCGCGTTGTCGGCCTTCTATCACGACAGCACGGACATCAACAATCCCGAGCACCGCGAGATCGCCGCGATCCGCCTGATCGCGAAGATGCCCACGCTCGTGGCCATGGCCTACAAGTACACCGTCGGCCAGCCGTACATGTACCCGAAGAACGAACTCAGCTATGCAGGCAACTTCCTGCACATGATGTTCGCCACGCCGTGCGAAGAGTACAAGGTGAACCCGGTGCTCGAGCGCGCGCTCGACCGCATCTTCATCCTGCACGCAGACCACGAGCAGAACGCCTCGACCTCGACCGTGCGCCTGTGCGGCTCGTCGGGCACCAACCCCTTCGCGGCCATTGCAGCCGGCGTGGCGTGCCTGTGGGGCCCGGCACACGGCGGCGCCAACGAAGCGGCGCTGAACATGCTGTACGACATCCAGCGCGAAGGCGGCGTGGAAAAGATCGGCGAGTTCATCAAGAAGGTCAAGGACAAGAACTCGAACGTCAAGCTGATGGGCTTCGGCCATCGCGTGTACAAGAACTACGACCCGCGCGCCAAGCTCATGCAGGAAACCTGCAACGAAGTGCTGACCGAGCTGGGCCTGGAAAACGACCCGCTGTTCAAGCTCGCCAAGGAGCTCGAAAAGATCGCCCTGGAAGACGAGTACTTCGTGTCGCGGAAGCTCTACCCGAACGTCGACTTCTACTCGGGCATCGTGCAACGCGCCATCGGCATCCCCGTGCCGCTGTTCACCGCGATCTTCGCGCTGGCCCGCACGGTCGGCTGGATCGCCCAGCTGAACGAAATGATCGGCGACCCCGAGTACAAGATCGGCCGCCCGCGCCAGCTGTTCGAAGGCTCGCCCAAGCGTGACGTGAAGCCGATCTCGGCCCGCTGA
- a CDS encoding FAD assembly factor SdhE, giving the protein MQTADELQQPLSERALSKLKWRCRRGLLENDLFIARFFERHESHMTNGQAGAMETLMDLSDNDLLDLLLRRKEPEPEWAGAEVVALLHLMRTDGAQRPAISPSS; this is encoded by the coding sequence ATGCAAACCGCCGACGAACTCCAGCAGCCGCTCAGCGAACGTGCGCTGAGCAAACTGAAATGGCGTTGCCGGCGCGGCCTGCTCGAGAACGACCTGTTCATCGCCCGCTTCTTCGAGCGGCACGAATCCCACATGACCAACGGTCAGGCGGGAGCGATGGAGACATTGATGGACCTGTCGGACAACGACCTCCTGGACCTTTTGCTGCGCAGAAAGGAGCCCGAGCCCGAATGGGCCGGCGCCGAGGTGGTCGCATTGCTGCATCTGATGCGTACCGATGGCGCGCAGCGTCCCGCAATCTCTCCTTCGTCCTGA
- a CDS encoding succinate dehydrogenase iron-sulfur subunit, with the protein MKRTFQIYRYDPDKDAKPYMQTIEVELDGHERMLLDALMKLKAQDPTLSFRRSCREGVCGSDAMNINGKNGLACLTNMNTLKGTVVLKPLPGLPVIRDLIVDMTQFFKQYNSIKPYLQNDTVPPEKERLQSPEEREELDGLYECILCASCSTSCPSFWWNPDKFVGPAGLLQAYRFIADSRDEATAERLDNLEDPYRLFRCHTIMNCVDVCPKNLNPTKAIGKIKELMVRRAI; encoded by the coding sequence ATGAAGCGCACATTCCAGATCTACCGCTACGACCCGGACAAGGACGCCAAGCCCTACATGCAGACGATCGAGGTCGAACTCGACGGCCACGAACGCATGCTGCTGGACGCCCTGATGAAGCTCAAGGCGCAGGATCCCACGCTGTCGTTCCGCCGCTCGTGCCGCGAAGGCGTCTGCGGCTCCGACGCGATGAACATCAACGGCAAGAACGGTCTGGCCTGCCTGACCAACATGAACACGCTCAAGGGCACCGTCGTGCTCAAGCCGCTGCCGGGCCTGCCCGTCATCCGCGACCTGATCGTCGACATGACCCAGTTCTTCAAGCAGTACAACTCGATCAAGCCGTACCTGCAGAACGACACCGTGCCGCCCGAAAAGGAACGCCTGCAGTCGCCCGAAGAGCGTGAAGAGCTCGACGGCCTGTACGAGTGCATCCTGTGCGCGAGCTGCTCCACAAGCTGCCCGAGCTTCTGGTGGAACCCCGACAAGTTCGTGGGCCCGGCCGGCTTGCTGCAGGCCTACCGCTTCATCGCCGACAGCCGCGACGAAGCCACCGCCGAACGCCTGGACAACCTGGAAGACCCGTACCGCCTGTTCCGCTGCCACACGATCATGAACTGCGTCGACGTGTGCCCGAAGAACCTGAACCCCACCAAGGCCATCGGCAAGATCAAGGAACTGATGGTGCGTCGCGCCATCTGA
- the sdhA gene encoding succinate dehydrogenase flavoprotein subunit: MTYTKENITKRKFDVVIVGAGGSGMRASLQLARAGLNVAVLSKVFPTRSHTVAAQGGVGASLGNMSEDNWHYHFYDTIKGSDWLGDQDAIEFMCREAPKVVYELEHFGMPFDRNPDGTIYQRPFGGHTANYGEKAVQRACAAADRTGHAMLHTLYQKNVEARTQFFVEWMALDLIRDDEGDVVGVTALEMETGDLHILQAKTVLLATGGAGRIFGASTNAFINTGDGLGMAARSGIPLQDMEFWQFHPTGVAGAGVLLTEGCRGEGAILLNSNGERFMERYAPTLKDLAPRDFVSRSMDQEIKEGRGCGPNKDYIHMKLDHLGADTIHKRLPSVYEIGINFANVDVTKEPIPVVPTIHYQMGGIPTNINGQVVIQKGEDNSAIVNGLYAVGECSCVSVHGANRLGTNSLLDLLVFGRAAGNHIVEFNDKLKEHKELPKDAADRTLQRLNELEAATGGEYAQDVAGEIRAVMQQHAAVFRKQASMDEGVVKIAAVRERVKSIGLKDKSKVFNTARIEALEVDNLIEVAQATMVSAAARKECRGAHTVEDYERPADDPVAPLGRDDANWMKHTLWYSADNRLSYKPVKLQPLTVASVPPKVRTF; this comes from the coding sequence ATGACCTACACAAAAGAAAACATCACCAAGCGCAAGTTCGACGTCGTGATCGTCGGTGCCGGCGGCTCCGGCATGCGCGCCTCGCTGCAACTCGCCCGTGCCGGCCTCAACGTGGCCGTGCTCTCCAAGGTGTTCCCGACGCGTTCGCACACCGTCGCTGCCCAGGGCGGCGTGGGCGCCTCGCTCGGCAACATGAGCGAAGACAACTGGCACTACCACTTCTACGACACGATCAAGGGTTCCGACTGGCTCGGCGACCAGGACGCGATCGAGTTCATGTGCCGTGAAGCCCCGAAGGTCGTGTACGAGCTCGAACACTTCGGCATGCCCTTCGACCGCAACCCCGACGGCACGATCTACCAGCGTCCGTTCGGCGGCCACACGGCCAACTACGGTGAGAAGGCCGTGCAGCGCGCCTGCGCCGCGGCCGACCGCACCGGCCACGCGATGCTGCACACGCTCTATCAGAAGAACGTGGAAGCCCGCACCCAGTTCTTCGTCGAATGGATGGCGCTCGACCTCATCCGTGACGACGAAGGCGACGTGGTCGGCGTCACGGCCCTCGAAATGGAAACCGGCGACCTGCACATCCTGCAGGCCAAGACCGTGCTGCTGGCCACCGGCGGCGCAGGTCGCATCTTCGGTGCGTCCACCAACGCGTTCATCAACACCGGCGACGGCCTGGGCATGGCCGCGCGTTCGGGCATCCCGCTGCAGGACATGGAGTTCTGGCAGTTCCACCCCACCGGCGTGGCCGGCGCGGGCGTGCTGCTGACCGAAGGCTGCCGCGGTGAAGGCGCCATCTTGCTGAACAGCAACGGCGAACGCTTCATGGAGCGCTATGCGCCCACCCTGAAGGACCTGGCACCGCGCGACTTTGTCTCGCGCTCGATGGACCAGGAAATCAAGGAAGGCCGTGGCTGTGGTCCCAACAAGGACTACATCCACATGAAGCTGGACCACCTGGGCGCCGACACCATCCACAAGCGGCTGCCGTCGGTCTACGAGATCGGCATCAACTTCGCCAACGTCGACGTCACCAAGGAACCGATTCCTGTGGTGCCCACCATCCACTACCAGATGGGCGGCATTCCGACGAACATCAACGGCCAGGTCGTCATCCAGAAGGGTGAAGACAACAGCGCCATCGTGAACGGCCTCTACGCCGTGGGCGAATGCTCCTGCGTGAGCGTGCACGGCGCGAACCGCCTGGGCACGAACTCGCTGCTCGACCTGCTGGTGTTCGGCCGTGCGGCCGGCAACCACATCGTCGAGTTCAACGACAAGCTCAAGGAACACAAGGAACTGCCCAAGGATGCGGCCGACCGCACGCTGCAGCGCCTGAACGAACTCGAAGCCGCCACCGGCGGCGAGTACGCGCAAGACGTGGCTGGCGAGATCCGCGCCGTCATGCAGCAGCATGCCGCCGTGTTCCGCAAGCAGGCCTCGATGGACGAAGGCGTGGTCAAGATCGCCGCCGTGCGCGAACGCGTCAAGAGCATCGGCCTGAAGGACAAGTCCAAGGTGTTCAACACCGCCCGCATCGAAGCGCTGGAAGTCGACAACCTGATCGAAGTGGCGCAGGCCACCATGGTCTCGGCCGCCGCCCGCAAGGAATGCCGCGGCGCCCACACGGTGGAAGACTACGAGCGTCCCGCGGACGACCCGGTCGCACCGCTGGGCCGCGACGACGCCAACTGGATGAAGCACACGCTCTGGTACAGCGCGGACAACCGCCTCTCGTACAAGCCCGTCAAGCTGCAGCCGCTGACGGTGGCATCCGTGCCACCCAAGGTCCGCACGTTCTAA
- the sdhD gene encoding succinate dehydrogenase, hydrophobic membrane anchor protein, with protein sequence MSVNYGSKRIVVGAHYGLRDWLSQRITGALMALFTIILLAQVVFSRGPIGYDLWAGIFAAQWMKVLTFSVIVALLYHVWVGMRDVWMDYVQPVAIRLVLQVFTIVWLVGCAGWAIQVLWKI encoded by the coding sequence ATGTCTGTGAATTACGGCTCCAAGCGCATCGTCGTCGGCGCGCACTACGGTCTGCGCGACTGGCTCAGCCAACGCATCACCGGCGCCCTGATGGCGCTCTTCACGATCATCCTGCTCGCGCAGGTGGTCTTCTCGCGCGGCCCCATCGGCTACGACCTGTGGGCCGGCATCTTCGCCGCACAGTGGATGAAGGTGCTCACCTTCTCCGTGATCGTTGCCCTGCTCTATCACGTGTGGGTCGGCATGCGCGACGTGTGGATGGACTATGTCCAGCCCGTCGCCATCCGTCTCGTGCTGCAAGTTTTCACCATCGTCTGGCTTGTCGGTTGTGCGGGTTGGGCTATTCAAGTGCTTTGGAAGATCTGA
- the sdhC gene encoding succinate dehydrogenase, cytochrome b556 subunit, whose product MTELATPPRPPRREFRNINAFTDLTTYRLPPAGIVSILHRVSGVIMFLLMPFIIWMFDTSLSSDYSFAKFKSVFNIGVGFAPGWFFKLIALALIWAYLHHFIAGLRHLWMDVSHAAVTKEFGHTSALFTLGASIILTLALGAKLFGLY is encoded by the coding sequence ATGACAGAGCTTGCAACTCCCCCCCGGCCGCCGCGTCGCGAATTCCGGAACATCAATGCCTTCACCGATCTCACGACCTATCGGCTGCCGCCGGCCGGCATCGTGTCGATCCTGCACCGCGTGAGCGGCGTGATCATGTTCCTGCTGATGCCCTTCATCATCTGGATGTTCGACACCTCGCTGTCATCTGACTATTCGTTCGCGAAATTCAAGTCTGTTTTCAACATCGGCGTCGGCTTCGCTCCGGGATGGTTCTTCAAGCTCATCGCACTGGCGCTCATCTGGGCCTACCTGCACCACTTCATCGCCGGCCTGCGTCACCTCTGGATGGACGTGAGCCACGCCGCCGTGACCAAGGAGTTCGGCCACACCTCCGCCCTCTTCACGCTGGGCGCGAGCATCATCCTCACGCTGGCGCTCGGCGCCAAGCTGTTCGGCCTGTACTGA
- a CDS encoding GntR family transcriptional regulator, producing MNTPSTLDEPTTPSFSPLYQQIKTLILQSLQAGEWKPGEPIPSEMDLAVRYRVSQGTVRKAIDELSAENLVVRRQGKGTFVATHAEQHVQYRFLKLVPDAGSPSAEGPAERTIVDCKRLRASADVARALSLRTGDAVLQVRRVLAYAGVPTILEDLWLPGAPFKGLTADRLRAWPGPMYAMFETEFGVRMVRAEEKIRAVLPDAEQAQLLDVPLQMPLLSVERVAHTYHDMPMELRRGLYRTDTHHYRNQLG from the coding sequence ATGAACACGCCCTCCACCCTCGACGAGCCCACGACGCCGTCCTTCAGTCCGCTCTACCAGCAGATCAAGACCCTGATCCTGCAGAGCCTGCAGGCCGGCGAGTGGAAGCCGGGCGAACCCATCCCCAGCGAGATGGACCTGGCGGTGCGTTACCGCGTGAGCCAGGGCACGGTGCGCAAGGCGATCGACGAGCTGTCGGCCGAAAACCTGGTGGTACGCCGCCAGGGCAAGGGCACCTTCGTCGCCACGCATGCCGAGCAGCATGTGCAGTACCGATTTCTGAAGCTGGTGCCCGACGCCGGCAGCCCGAGCGCCGAAGGCCCGGCCGAGCGCACCATCGTCGACTGCAAGCGCCTGCGCGCCTCGGCCGACGTGGCGCGCGCACTGAGCCTGCGCACCGGCGACGCCGTGCTGCAGGTGCGCCGCGTGCTCGCCTACGCGGGCGTGCCGACCATCCTCGAAGACCTCTGGCTGCCCGGCGCGCCCTTCAAGGGCCTCACGGCCGACCGGCTGCGCGCCTGGCCCGGCCCGATGTACGCCATGTTCGAAACCGAATTCGGCGTGCGCATGGTGCGCGCCGAAGAAAAGATCCGCGCCGTGCTGCCCGATGCCGAACAGGCCCAGCTGCTCGACGTGCCGCTGCAGATGCCGCTCTTGAGCGTGGAGCGCGTGGCGCACACGTACCACGACATGCCGATGGAACTGCGACGCGGCCTGTACCGCACCGACACCCACCATTACCGCAACCAGCTGGGCTGA
- a CDS encoding malate dehydrogenase, which translates to MSKKPVRVAVTGAAGQIGYALLFRIASGEMLGKDQPVILQLLEIPDEKAQKALKGVMMELDDCAFPLLAGMEAHGDPMTAFKDADYALLVGSRPRGPGMERAELLAVNGAIFTAQGKALNAVASRNVKVLVVGNPANTNAYIAMKSAPDLPRKNFTAMLRLDHNRAASQIAAKTGKAVADIEKLTVWGNHSPTMYADYRFATINGESVAKMINDQEWNANTFLPTVGKRGAAIIEARGLSSAASAANAAIDHMRDWALGTNGKWVTMGIPSDGQYGIPKDVMFGFPVTCENGEYKLVEGLEIDAFSQERINKTLEELEGERAGVAHLL; encoded by the coding sequence ATGAGCAAAAAGCCTGTCCGCGTTGCCGTTACCGGTGCCGCCGGTCAAATCGGTTATGCCCTGTTGTTCCGTATCGCTTCCGGCGAAATGCTCGGCAAAGACCAGCCGGTCATCCTGCAACTGCTCGAAATCCCCGACGAGAAGGCCCAGAAGGCGCTCAAGGGCGTGATGATGGAGCTCGACGACTGCGCCTTCCCGCTGCTGGCCGGCATGGAAGCCCACGGCGACCCGATGACCGCCTTCAAGGACGCCGACTACGCCCTGCTGGTCGGTTCGCGCCCCCGCGGCCCCGGCATGGAACGTGCCGAGCTGCTGGCAGTCAACGGCGCCATCTTCACGGCACAAGGCAAGGCGCTGAACGCCGTCGCCTCGCGCAACGTGAAGGTGCTGGTCGTCGGCAACCCCGCCAACACCAACGCCTACATCGCCATGAAGTCGGCACCGGACCTGCCGCGCAAGAACTTCACCGCCATGCTGCGCCTGGACCACAACCGCGCTGCCAGCCAGATCGCCGCCAAGACCGGCAAGGCCGTGGCCGACATCGAGAAGCTCACCGTCTGGGGCAACCACTCGCCCACGATGTACGCCGACTACCGCTTTGCGACCATCAACGGCGAAAGCGTCGCCAAGATGATCAACGACCAGGAATGGAACGCCAACACCTTCCTGCCGACCGTCGGCAAGCGCGGCGCGGCCATCATCGAAGCACGCGGCCTGTCGTCGGCTGCTTCGGCCGCCAACGCCGCCATCGACCACATGCGCGACTGGGCCCTGGGCACCAACGGCAAGTGGGTCACGATGGGCATCCCGTCGGACGGCCAGTACGGCATTCCGAAGGACGTGATGTTCGGCTTCCCGGTCACCTGCGAAAACGGTGAATACAAGCTGGTCGAAGGCCTCGAGATCGACGCATTCAGCCAGGAACGCATCAACAAGACGCTCGAAGAGCTCGAAGGCGAACGCGCCGGCGTCGCCCACCTGCTGTAA
- the tam gene encoding trans-aconitate 2-methyltransferase, protein MLDWNPALYRRYEDERTRPAQELLARVPLAEAAHVVDLGCGPGNSTELLAHRFPTAQVTGTDNSEAMLVSARERLPAARFELSDIATWAPREQEAPDLIYANASLQWVPDHETLIPRLFDALAPGGVLAVQMPDNRQEPTHRLMRAVAAEAPWAEPIGDADKLRTLLLPLGGYYDLLAARAAHVDVWHTIYQHPMADAAAIVEWVRSTGLKPFVDRLPPDLQASYLAEYERRVDEAYPVRTDGKRLLAFPRMFIVAHKKKDA, encoded by the coding sequence ATGCTCGACTGGAACCCCGCGCTCTATCGTCGCTACGAGGACGAGCGCACCCGGCCCGCACAGGAACTCCTGGCGCGGGTCCCGCTTGCCGAGGCCGCCCATGTGGTCGACCTCGGATGCGGACCGGGCAATTCCACCGAGCTGCTGGCACATCGGTTCCCCACGGCGCAAGTCACGGGCACCGACAACTCCGAAGCCATGCTGGTCAGCGCGCGCGAGCGCCTGCCGGCGGCGCGCTTCGAGCTGAGCGACATCGCGACCTGGGCGCCGCGTGAACAAGAAGCGCCCGATCTCATTTATGCCAACGCGTCCCTGCAATGGGTGCCGGATCACGAGACGCTGATCCCCCGCCTGTTCGACGCGCTGGCCCCGGGCGGCGTGCTCGCCGTCCAGATGCCCGACAACCGCCAGGAGCCCACGCACCGCCTGATGCGGGCGGTGGCGGCCGAAGCGCCCTGGGCCGAGCCCATCGGCGACGCCGACAAGCTGCGCACCCTGCTGCTGCCGCTCGGCGGTTACTACGACCTGCTGGCCGCACGTGCGGCCCATGTGGATGTCTGGCACACCATTTACCAGCACCCGATGGCAGATGCCGCGGCCATCGTCGAATGGGTGCGCAGCACCGGGCTGAAGCCTTTCGTCGACCGGCTGCCGCCCGACCTGCAGGCGAGCTATCTGGCCGAATACGAACGCCGGGTGGACGAGGCCTATCCGGTGCGCACCGACGGCAAGCGCCTGCTCGCTTTCCCGCGCATGTTCATCGTGGCGCACAAGAAAAAAGACGCATGA